One window from the genome of Pseudanabaena yagii GIHE-NHR1 encodes:
- a CDS encoding pseudouridine synthase, giving the protein MEEILDASAIILAPDGDQVVSYWYEGICPYSGERLRLPRTLQAEAIAKNLMQSLGQIYPNGIEGKMYGILIAESATGDKLTLKAFSGLFNGKSQIEGWVPPIAGREKVAIEESITLNKLAEIKRELIGLSEIPERWEYEQKSQEYVSQLQVLRDRHQLSKQERQIKRSQLLTSLTGAELETALKNLDKESQLEKMVRRNFKRDLDLVLSPLQDVIAKAEAKMQVLKQQRRELSRTLQAQMHNAYVLTNFAGETRSLREIITEGAMPTGMGDCCAPKLLHYAATHDLTPLAMAEFWWGNPSLDGYKVQGEFYGACAERCQPLMGFLLSGRQSSPSLPICGDFTAQNLQIIYEDDCLMAIAKPPELLSIPGRYLDTQDSVLSRLSQAYGNGREFYPVHRLDRQTSGVLLFALDIDSLRNVSEQFQKREIHKTYEAILAGKVESEQGKIDLPLWGNPENRPYQQVDFQCGKPSVTEFRLLGYEGNYSRLEFIPLTGRTHQLRVHSADPQGLGIPILGDRLYGCQASTSRLHLHARELTLRHPRSQKLVHLQISVPF; this is encoded by the coding sequence ATCGAAGAAATATTAGATGCTTCTGCCATAATACTTGCTCCAGATGGCGATCAAGTTGTTAGCTATTGGTATGAGGGGATTTGTCCCTATAGTGGAGAACGATTGCGGCTGCCACGAACTTTGCAGGCGGAGGCGATCGCGAAAAATCTCATGCAATCATTAGGGCAGATCTATCCAAATGGTATAGAAGGAAAAATGTATGGCATTTTAATTGCAGAATCCGCAACGGGCGACAAATTAACTCTTAAAGCTTTTTCTGGTCTATTCAATGGAAAAAGTCAGATTGAGGGTTGGGTTCCCCCGATTGCAGGACGAGAGAAAGTTGCGATTGAAGAATCGATTACTTTAAATAAATTAGCGGAAATTAAAAGAGAATTAATTGGACTGAGCGAGATTCCTGAACGTTGGGAATATGAGCAGAAATCGCAAGAATATGTATCACAGTTGCAGGTCTTGCGCGATCGCCATCAGTTATCTAAACAGGAAAGGCAAATTAAGCGATCGCAATTACTAACATCATTAACAGGTGCAGAATTAGAAACTGCTCTCAAAAATTTAGACAAAGAAAGCCAACTGGAAAAGATGGTAAGACGCAATTTTAAACGCGATCTCGATTTGGTTCTATCCCCTTTGCAAGATGTTATTGCTAAAGCTGAGGCAAAAATGCAAGTCCTGAAACAACAACGTCGAGAGTTATCGCGGACTTTGCAAGCTCAGATGCATAATGCCTATGTTTTAACTAATTTTGCAGGGGAAACGAGATCGCTGCGAGAAATAATTACAGAAGGAGCAATGCCAACGGGAATGGGAGATTGTTGTGCTCCAAAACTATTGCATTATGCAGCGACTCATGACTTAACGCCTTTAGCTATGGCAGAATTTTGGTGGGGTAATCCTTCACTTGATGGCTACAAAGTTCAGGGTGAGTTTTATGGTGCTTGTGCAGAGCGATGTCAACCTTTGATGGGATTCCTATTATCAGGAAGACAATCTTCTCCGTCTCTTCCTATATGTGGAGATTTTACGGCGCAAAATCTTCAAATCATTTATGAAGATGATTGCTTAATGGCGATCGCTAAACCTCCCGAACTTCTCTCTATCCCCGGACGATATTTAGACACTCAAGACAGTGTATTAAGCCGATTAAGTCAAGCTTACGGCAATGGAAGAGAATTTTATCCAGTACATCGTCTTGATCGCCAAACTTCAGGTGTTTTGTTGTTTGCTCTCGATATAGACTCTCTTCGTAATGTGAGCGAGCAATTCCAGAAGCGAGAAATCCACAAGACTTATGAGGCGATTTTAGCAGGTAAGGTTGAGAGTGAGCAGGGAAAAATCGATTTGCCGCTATGGGGAAATCCTGAAAATCGACCATACCAACAGGTGGATTTTCAATGCGGTAAACCAAGTGTGACTGAGTTTCGTTTATTGGGATACGAAGGGAATTATTCACGTTTAGAGTTTATTCCCTTAACAGGACGTACCCATCAATTAAGGGTTCACTCTGCTGATCCGCAAGGTTTAGGAATCCCAATTTTAGGCGATCGCCTATATGGTTGTCAGGCATCAACAAGTCGCCTACATCTCCATGCAAGGGAGTTAACTCTTAGACATCCGCGATCGCAAAAATTAGTCCATCTCCAAATATCAGTTCCTTTTTGA
- a CDS encoding E3 ubiquitin ligase family protein, with protein MAIFGGILIVIGIILFFVQKNYSTKLQSIRSATSSTIAELQRIASEIAGEIGSGNLREYVKVRGMIRSDRPLISELKQSPCVHYSMKVVREYEEQYTTRDSEGKSRTETRSGSETVSSNTQSIPFSLVDNSGELIVNPDGGNIDTVQILNEFRRENTTGTSISFGGFTLALGSGMGGRRTIGYRYTESILPCDREVLVIGTAADEGGKLTLRKPIQSDKKFIISLKSEEELAKSTANAAKGFFYGMVGCFAVGAILLIIGLVLKK; from the coding sequence ATGGCAATTTTTGGTGGTATTCTCATTGTAATTGGCATCATTCTATTTTTTGTGCAAAAGAACTACAGCACAAAACTCCAAAGCATCCGCTCTGCGACTTCGTCAACGATAGCAGAATTACAAAGGATTGCCAGTGAAATTGCAGGCGAAATCGGGAGCGGCAATTTACGTGAGTATGTGAAGGTGCGCGGGATGATCCGTAGCGATCGCCCTTTAATTTCCGAGCTTAAGCAATCACCTTGTGTGCATTACAGCATGAAGGTTGTCAGAGAATATGAGGAGCAATACACCACCCGCGATAGCGAAGGCAAATCCCGCACGGAAACTCGGAGTGGTTCCGAAACAGTTTCTAGTAATACGCAATCCATTCCCTTTAGCTTAGTAGATAACTCTGGTGAACTAATAGTCAATCCCGATGGCGGCAACATCGACACTGTACAGATATTAAATGAGTTTCGGAGGGAGAATACTACTGGTACATCGATATCTTTTGGAGGCTTTACATTAGCCCTTGGTTCAGGGATGGGCGGTAGGCGCACAATTGGTTATCGTTACACAGAGTCGATTTTGCCATGCGATCGCGAGGTTTTAGTAATTGGCACAGCCGCCGATGAGGGAGGTAAGTTAACACTGCGTAAGCCAATTCAATCTGACAAAAAATTTATCATTTCTCTTAAGAGTGAAGAAGAACTCGCAAAATCTACTGCTAATGCAGCGAAAGGCTTTTTCTATGGAATGGTTGGATGCTTTGCAGTAGGTGCAATCTTATTAATTATTGGTTTAGTTTTGAAGAAGTAA
- a CDS encoding Fic family protein, which translates to MRLIILIIFSMARIRQPKPFTQLLKEIKYENFIPLLGKYGATDTQGRYLHWNEFKWRVEQGDDESAAWLATKVSRKAITKNLQLLQAEGDMQFSYCVPDSLFAQLHTIDKMTGGGREISDEDLVSSNEKNRYLIKSLMLEEAITSSQLEGASTTREVAKEMLERSLAPKDKSQQMILNNYRLMKKAVEKKDEQLSIELILELHEIATHDAIDNQAISGQLRTDNKVFVTDFQGDYTFYPPDWTTIESRLQSLCDFANSGHGQIERNNFVHPIIKAIILHFMIAYIHPFGDGNGRTARAIFYWSILRSNYWLFEYISISKFIQEKRSDYDKAFIYTETDDFDLTYFLYNQVGTITKAVKSLYEYIDRKKRDFYEFMTWIDQSPVAKTLMRGQLEILKEALKSPGKEFTSRQVAMDFGVTENTARSYLKTLVDKDLLILAQSKQGKTRIYIAPANLKSRLKL; encoded by the coding sequence TTGCGTTTAATTATATTAATTATATTTTCTATGGCGAGAATTAGGCAACCTAAGCCATTTACACAACTCTTAAAGGAAATAAAATATGAAAACTTTATACCTCTTCTTGGGAAATATGGAGCAACGGATACCCAAGGAAGATACTTACATTGGAATGAATTTAAATGGAGAGTAGAGCAAGGTGACGATGAATCTGCTGCATGGTTAGCAACTAAAGTTTCTCGAAAAGCAATCACTAAGAATTTACAACTCTTGCAAGCTGAAGGAGATATGCAATTTAGTTACTGTGTACCCGACTCACTTTTTGCTCAATTACATACCATTGATAAGATGACAGGAGGAGGTCGCGAAATTAGTGATGAAGATTTGGTTTCTTCTAACGAGAAAAATCGTTATCTCATTAAAAGTCTGATGCTAGAGGAAGCAATTACTTCATCACAGTTAGAAGGAGCCTCAACCACTCGTGAAGTTGCAAAGGAAATGCTAGAGAGGAGTCTTGCTCCAAAAGACAAATCACAGCAAATGATCCTCAACAATTATCGATTAATGAAAAAAGCTGTTGAGAAGAAAGATGAACAATTATCGATTGAATTGATTCTAGAACTACATGAAATTGCTACACACGATGCTATTGATAATCAAGCGATATCGGGGCAATTAAGAACAGACAACAAAGTTTTTGTTACAGATTTTCAAGGTGACTATACTTTTTACCCCCCTGACTGGACAACTATTGAATCTAGATTACAGAGTTTATGTGACTTTGCCAATAGTGGGCATGGACAAATTGAGCGTAACAACTTTGTTCATCCAATTATTAAGGCGATCATTCTGCATTTTATGATTGCCTATATCCATCCATTTGGTGATGGCAATGGCAGAACAGCCAGAGCTATTTTCTATTGGAGTATTCTGAGATCAAATTATTGGCTATTTGAATATATATCCATTAGTAAATTTATCCAAGAAAAACGTAGTGACTATGACAAGGCATTTATCTATACTGAAACTGATGATTTTGACCTTACCTATTTTCTATATAACCAAGTTGGCACGATCACCAAAGCAGTGAAATCTTTGTATGAGTATATAGACAGGAAAAAACGTGATTTCTATGAGTTTATGACTTGGATCGATCAGAGTCCTGTGGCAAAAACATTAATGAGAGGACAGTTAGAAATATTAAAAGAAGCTCTAAAATCCCCTGGGAAAGAATTTACCTCAAGACAAGTTGCGATGGATTTTGGGGTAACAGAGAATACAGCGAGAAGTTATCTTAAAACTCTAGTAGACAAAGATTTATTGATTTTAGCTCAATCTAAGCAAGGTAAAACCAGAATCTATATTGCTCCAGCCAACCTAAAGTCAAGATTAAAACTTTAA
- a CDS encoding tetratricopeptide repeat protein: MSDVINSVSPSVESPETYLQFGDRYLAANNLPLALKNYQRALAINPEFAAAHERIGSIYHQQGNFMEAITSFSKAVQLNPQSLESQLGLGNAYQQMGWSELAITHFQKALELHPDRFLAEYHCKLGDSFKERGRLADAIDSYERAISTNPDYVDGYRAIAQVHFQSNDPEAVNTIYERADNHSSELLQAKDYNALGVAYLQKISSISSDQESLKEELESKAIACFEKAIQIDPAYADAHCNLGSTFLRRDQLKDAILAYKEAIDIDPNFAQPYFNLGIVLNNIGKVDEAIACFQSAINLVPTWAEAHQYLSMLLSRKV, from the coding sequence ATGAGTGATGTTATCAATTCCGTAAGCCCATCTGTTGAATCTCCCGAGACCTATCTGCAATTTGGCGATCGCTATCTCGCCGCTAATAATCTTCCTCTGGCTCTCAAAAATTATCAACGCGCTTTAGCGATTAATCCTGAATTTGCGGCTGCCCATGAGCGTATTGGGTCAATATATCACCAGCAAGGCAACTTTATGGAAGCGATCACTAGTTTTAGTAAAGCTGTCCAACTCAATCCACAGTCCCTAGAGTCTCAATTAGGTCTAGGAAATGCCTATCAACAAATGGGATGGAGTGAATTAGCCATTACCCATTTTCAGAAAGCGCTAGAACTACATCCTGATCGCTTCTTAGCAGAGTACCACTGCAAATTGGGTGATAGTTTCAAGGAAAGAGGTAGACTCGCCGATGCCATAGATAGCTATGAAAGAGCAATATCGACAAATCCTGATTATGTGGATGGCTATCGAGCGATCGCACAGGTACATTTCCAAAGCAATGATCCTGAAGCAGTTAATACCATTTATGAACGCGCTGATAATCATAGCTCAGAACTATTGCAAGCCAAGGATTACAATGCACTTGGGGTAGCGTATTTACAAAAAATAAGTTCCATTAGTTCTGATCAAGAATCGCTCAAAGAAGAATTAGAAAGTAAAGCGATCGCTTGTTTTGAAAAAGCAATTCAGATCGATCCCGCCTATGCCGATGCCCACTGCAACCTCGGTAGTACTTTCCTCCGTCGCGACCAATTAAAAGATGCCATCTTGGCTTATAAAGAAGCGATCGATATTGATCCAAATTTCGCTCAGCCCTACTTCAACCTCGGCATTGTCTTAAATAATATTGGCAAGGTTGACGAAGCGATCGCGTGCTTTCAATCAGCAATTAACCTTGTCCCCACTTGGGCAGAAGCACATCAATATCTAAGTATGCTTTTATCTCGAAAAGTCTAA
- a CDS encoding aldehyde dehydrogenase: MVSTLTSSIHIQEAIAKQRAFFGTGKTKSYDFRVAQLNKLLGVIQEHEQLILDAVYADLRKPAIEAYGSEVLITQAEIRYTLKHLKTWMKPLKVGTPITLFPSSSYIHAEPLGVVLIVAPWNYPFSLMIQPLIGAIAAGNCAILKPSEHTPHTSKAIAKIINNNFDPSFITVIEGGIETNQALLAEKFDHIFFTGGTAIGKIVMEAAAKHLTPVTLELGGKSPCIVDSDCDLDITAKRIIWGKFYNAGQTCVAPDYLLIQKSIKPLLIEKLVTCVKTFFGDDPQASPDFARIVNERQFDRLVNLLDEGKILIGGQSDKGDRFIAPTLIDQVSPNSKIMEDEIFGPILPILEYDQLDEAIAFINARPKPLALYLFSKNKQIQQRIVQEVAFGGSCFNDTIMHLGNPELPFGGVGNSGIGSYHGKASFDTFSHRKSILKNSFRFDLKWRYPPYTMTLDTLKKMIK; this comes from the coding sequence ATGGTTTCAACACTTACGAGTAGTATTCATATTCAAGAAGCGATCGCTAAACAACGCGCTTTTTTTGGCACTGGTAAGACCAAAAGCTATGATTTTCGGGTAGCGCAACTCAATAAGCTCTTAGGTGTAATTCAAGAACATGAACAGTTAATTCTAGATGCTGTTTATGCCGATCTTCGTAAACCTGCGATCGAGGCATATGGTAGCGAGGTTTTGATTACCCAAGCAGAAATCAGATATACGCTCAAACATCTCAAAACTTGGATGAAACCTCTTAAGGTAGGAACCCCTATCACTTTATTCCCTAGTTCTAGTTATATTCATGCAGAGCCTTTAGGTGTAGTCTTAATCGTAGCACCTTGGAACTATCCTTTTTCTTTGATGATTCAGCCCCTCATTGGCGCGATCGCCGCAGGCAATTGTGCCATTCTCAAACCATCTGAGCATACTCCGCATACTTCCAAAGCGATCGCCAAAATCATTAACAATAACTTCGATCCGAGTTTTATCACTGTGATCGAAGGGGGCATAGAAACCAATCAAGCTTTACTTGCGGAAAAGTTTGACCATATATTTTTTACAGGTGGCACAGCGATTGGCAAAATTGTCATGGAAGCTGCGGCAAAACATTTAACTCCCGTAACCTTGGAACTCGGTGGCAAAAGCCCCTGTATTGTTGATTCAGACTGTGATTTAGACATTACTGCTAAGCGCATTATCTGGGGTAAATTTTACAATGCTGGACAGACCTGTGTTGCGCCAGATTATCTCTTAATCCAGAAGAGTATTAAACCCTTACTAATTGAGAAGTTAGTCACCTGTGTCAAAACATTCTTTGGTGATGATCCTCAAGCAAGTCCAGACTTTGCGAGGATTGTCAATGAGCGTCAATTCGATCGCTTAGTGAATTTACTTGATGAAGGTAAAATCTTGATCGGTGGACAAAGTGATAAAGGCGATCGCTTTATTGCGCCTACATTGATTGATCAAGTATCTCCCAACTCCAAAATTATGGAAGATGAGATCTTTGGTCCCATCCTACCGATTTTGGAATATGACCAACTTGATGAGGCGATCGCTTTTATCAATGCGCGACCTAAACCATTGGCTCTCTATCTATTTTCTAAAAATAAGCAAATTCAACAGCGGATTGTTCAAGAAGTTGCCTTTGGTGGTAGCTGCTTCAACGATACCATTATGCATCTTGGTAATCCTGAACTTCCCTTTGGTGGTGTTGGTAATAGCGGTATCGGTAGCTATCATGGCAAAGCTAGCTTTGATACGTTCTCTCATCGCAAGAGTATTCTGAAAAACTCTTTCCGCTTCGATCTTAAATGGCGCTATCCTCCCTACACGATGACTCTAGACACCTTAAAGAAGATGATTAAGTGA
- a CDS encoding family 10 glycosylhydrolase yields MSVNFTTRFFSVTLFTLASIVTQPAWSQVGEYCQFDNEAIANKDNLRAATLQNTSDRNIKLAADKEYLAIVKQHSQDLNICRQKSWLKTQGIWLRLYPCDLQAGKLDEVMDRIVNRGYNQVFVEVISEGKILLPQSENITAWDSLVQSEKYKNADLLKLAIAKGRERGLKVHAWIFTMNVSKAYGQGFDRSGLSRQTVARQQAIALNGNGDNTMSIVENLGKNPEGEVPTRDQLFIDPYNYQAQSDLYLAVNEVVKRKPDGVVFDYVRYKRGAGAASVVSNVRYLWIYGQASLQALRDRAENFQGRELINRFLKQGYVTPTDLQTIKKLYPQESEPLWQGRLPMQSNALNKDAAIAYWQSELWRLAVGHAFIGVTYYLGIVSKPVFRQGLPAGVAFFADGNQPVGEGFDSRMQPWHLFPSSYEFQPMAYAACGKPDCIVALVRRVFQYAPSDARISPILVGQWGENSNNRPALEVQMQAIHDTFPSVSSISHFTFGWHNRELAFTRSRQFCKL; encoded by the coding sequence ATGTCAGTTAACTTCACAACTCGCTTCTTTTCGGTCACATTATTTACTCTCGCAAGTATTGTGACCCAACCCGCTTGGTCTCAAGTTGGGGAATATTGCCAATTTGATAATGAGGCGATCGCGAATAAAGATAATTTAAGGGCGGCAACTTTGCAAAATACGAGTGATCGTAATATCAAACTTGCGGCAGACAAGGAATATCTGGCAATTGTGAAACAGCATAGTCAAGATCTTAATATCTGTCGCCAAAAATCTTGGTTGAAGACGCAGGGGATTTGGCTCCGTCTCTATCCCTGTGATTTGCAGGCAGGGAAACTGGATGAAGTGATGGATCGGATTGTGAACCGTGGCTATAACCAAGTATTTGTAGAAGTTATTTCGGAAGGGAAGATTCTCTTACCCCAATCGGAAAATATTACGGCTTGGGACTCTCTTGTGCAATCGGAAAAATATAAAAATGCAGACTTATTAAAACTAGCGATCGCAAAGGGAAGAGAACGTGGACTTAAGGTTCATGCTTGGATCTTTACGATGAATGTGAGTAAGGCTTATGGACAAGGCTTTGATCGCAGTGGCTTATCACGTCAAACTGTGGCAAGACAACAGGCGATCGCTCTGAATGGTAACGGGGACAATACCATGTCAATCGTTGAGAACTTGGGTAAAAATCCTGAAGGTGAAGTGCCAACAAGGGATCAGTTATTTATCGACCCTTATAATTATCAAGCTCAAAGTGATTTGTATTTAGCAGTAAATGAAGTGGTCAAGCGCAAACCTGATGGCGTGGTTTTTGACTATGTGCGTTACAAGCGTGGTGCGGGTGCAGCTTCGGTGGTGAGTAATGTGCGCTATCTCTGGATTTATGGTCAGGCTTCTTTACAAGCATTACGCGATCGCGCTGAGAATTTTCAAGGAAGGGAGCTAATTAATCGCTTTCTCAAGCAGGGATATGTCACACCAACTGATTTACAAACTATCAAGAAACTCTATCCTCAAGAATCAGAACCATTATGGCAAGGTCGTCTTCCGATGCAGTCAAATGCCTTAAACAAAGATGCCGCGATCGCCTACTGGCAAAGTGAGCTTTGGCGGCTAGCAGTTGGTCATGCTTTTATTGGTGTCACCTATTATTTGGGCATTGTTTCCAAACCCGTTTTTCGTCAAGGACTTCCTGCTGGAGTTGCCTTTTTTGCTGATGGTAATCAACCAGTTGGCGAAGGTTTCGATTCGCGGATGCAGCCTTGGCATTTGTTCCCAAGTAGTTACGAGTTTCAGCCGATGGCATATGCCGCCTGTGGCAAGCCTGACTGCATTGTTGCTTTAGTGCGTCGAGTATTCCAATATGCTCCTAGTGATGCTCGCATTTCACCAATTTTAGTAGGTCAGTGGGGTGAAAACTCTAATAATCGTCCTGCTCTAGAAGTACAAATGCAAGCAATTCATGATACTTTTCCTTCCGTAAGTTCCATTAGTCACTTCACTTTCGGTTGGCATAATAGAGAATTAGCTTTTACGCGATCGCGCCAATTTTGTAAGCTGTAG
- a CDS encoding protein adenylyltransferase SelO: MSHPSNPFLNLKYESAIESLADYHDVVTAAEFPLHKLRWRNDDLLPTLGLDPSQVSDDDFIEAFGHFQSVRPFLALRYHGYQFGEYNPQLGDGRGFIYGQVRGVDGELYDFGTKGSGRTPYSRTADGRLTLKGGVREIIASEALHRMGVKTSRCLSLVETGEELWRGDEPSPTRSSVMVRFSRSHIRFGTFERLSWIRRDDLARKLLDHVLQIYYPHIWGKENQDSIFYLELVERVATLCAQWMVAGFCHAVLNTDNMSITGESFDYGPFAFIPTYDPRFTAAYFDYGGRYSYANQPAACYWNLEKLQDPLSMIMDKDDMQSSLQKFKDFYRVAYCDMMLKRLGFTNLSEPETEELIGATLELLSNVQAIGYNQFFVKLRQAFQANWREDAQNIFANHDWEITEEQLPLLAKWREVYHQLLIRQPIAELENITKQLQQANPTIIFLRPKIEEVWDRITVDDDWQPLYDAIAKLKE, translated from the coding sequence ATGAGTCACCCCAGCAACCCTTTCCTTAATCTCAAATACGAATCTGCGATCGAATCCTTAGCAGACTATCATGATGTCGTGACTGCTGCTGAATTTCCTCTTCACAAACTGCGTTGGCGCAATGATGATCTTTTGCCAACCTTAGGACTAGATCCCTCTCAGGTCAGTGACGATGACTTTATCGAAGCTTTTGGACATTTCCAATCTGTACGTCCATTTCTAGCCCTACGCTATCACGGTTATCAATTTGGCGAATATAACCCCCAACTCGGTGATGGACGTGGCTTTATTTACGGACAAGTGCGTGGCGTTGACGGCGAACTTTATGACTTTGGCACTAAAGGCTCAGGGAGAACTCCCTATTCTCGCACTGCGGATGGGCGACTCACCCTCAAAGGCGGTGTACGTGAAATCATTGCCTCAGAAGCATTACATCGTATGGGTGTCAAAACTTCCCGATGCTTGAGTTTAGTTGAGACTGGCGAAGAACTATGGCGTGGCGATGAACCTTCACCCACCCGTTCCTCGGTAATGGTGCGCTTTTCGCGATCGCATATTCGTTTTGGCACATTCGAGCGTCTAAGCTGGATTAGGCGCGATGACCTTGCCCGTAAGCTCCTCGATCACGTTTTACAAATTTACTATCCACATATCTGGGGAAAAGAAAATCAAGATAGTATCTTCTATTTAGAATTAGTAGAACGAGTTGCGACCCTTTGCGCTCAATGGATGGTGGCTGGCTTCTGTCATGCAGTTTTGAATACTGACAATATGTCGATTACAGGCGAAAGCTTTGATTACGGACCTTTTGCCTTTATCCCCACCTACGATCCCCGCTTTACAGCCGCCTATTTTGACTACGGAGGTCGTTACAGCTATGCTAATCAACCTGCCGCTTGCTATTGGAATCTTGAAAAGCTGCAAGATCCCCTCAGCATGATTATGGATAAAGATGATATGCAATCCTCATTACAGAAATTCAAAGATTTCTATCGAGTTGCCTATTGCGACATGATGCTGAAGCGTTTGGGATTCACCAATCTCTCTGAGCCTGAAACTGAGGAATTAATCGGTGCAACTTTAGAATTGTTATCGAATGTCCAAGCGATCGGTTATAACCAATTCTTTGTCAAACTCCGTCAAGCCTTCCAAGCCAATTGGCGCGAAGATGCTCAGAATATTTTTGCCAACCATGATTGGGAAATCACAGAGGAACAATTACCTCTATTAGCAAAATGGCGCGAAGTCTATCATCAATTACTGATTCGACAACCGATCGCAGAATTAGAAAATATCACCAAGCAACTTCAGCAAGCCAATCCTACGATTATTTTCTTACGTCCCAAAATTGAGGAAGTCTGGGACAGAATTACTGTCGATGACGATTGGCAACCTCTTTATGATGCGATCGCAAAATTAAAAGAGTAA